AAACTACACTGTTGTTTGGTAACATTCTGTGCCTTGGAAATGTGAAAAATGTGAGTCAAAGGACTACTTGGGTGATGAATGAATGACTTGAGATGCTACATTTTTATTAGATCACATGGCTTGGAGCGTTGGATTTTGTGTCAGTGTTGCATAGTCGATGATACCTCATCTTGAAGCTTCTtaactctctctctcgctcgctctctctctctctctctcctctcagaGACAAATAGGAAGGGGTGGCGGTTTACTTGTTCAGCTCTGCCGTCTCCATTGCTTCAGTGGTGCAGATCTAAGACGTTTCCCCCCACGACCAGCAATGGGGACGGATCTGAGCTCCTCCACATTCGCCGTCACCGGATCCATGGGAAAGCTCGCGACTTTCGCCCTCTCCTTCCTGTTCGTTCTAGTCTTGTCCTCTCTGATTCCATCCACAGGTCAGTTCTTGGTCCTTCTGTCGTTAGAAAGTGCTCCACTCTTCTCAAGATTTGATCATTTAGAGTCGAAACTAAATATCCCGGCTCAATTTTCCCCGACGGGTTTCATCGGAGACTGAGCTATGTCAATCTTGATCGTAGAAATTTGGGAAAGGAGATGACTTTGGCCGTAGAAATTGCTCGATTCTTCTCAAGATTTGATCTTTTGGACTCAAAACCTAATTTTTTTCGACCCAGTGTTGGAATTTTTTCCGCGGAATGTAATCTCAGATGATATTGATGGTAAAGTTTTTGGCAAATGAGAGAATTTTTCCTTTTTGGACTGTGTCCATTTCTTTTATTCTTAATTTAAATATCTTTCGTATGGAACTTGGAATCTTGGCATTTGCTTTCTATTTTTGGGGTATTGCTGGTTTTCCTTCACGAAAAAAATGATCCATGACTTGCTTACAAAGTTTGAGTTACGTGTGAAGTTGCTGTTGTAGCAGCAGCTAGTTCAGTATTTGAGGGTTTGAAAACCTGCAGaaagagaaacatgtcaaaatcTCTAATTTATGCAGCAATCAAAATGATCAAAGCTTTTTTTTTCATCACCGAAAAAAGCTTGAGAACAATGCTGTTTAAGAACCAATATGTTACTACATAGGGAAGAAATCCAATCAAGAGGTCCAATTTGGGGTGTTCATTGCACAATTTATTCAAGAATTACTTCTGGGAATCTTGGAGGAATGGTTTGAATGGGGGATTGGAATTTTTATTTTCCAATAAAGCAAAGACTATTCCCTTGATGTTAAAGGATGTTCAGATTTGTATCAGGGATTTTTTTTCTTCGGTGTTCTGTTGAGTAGATCCAAGAAACTTCTTAGCTAAATTGTTTTTTTCTGTCGCGTTCTTTTCtgattcatgctttaattgttttGATTACAGAAGCTTATGATTCGTTGGACCCCAATGGAAATATAACAATCAAATGGGACATAATGCAGTGGACACCGGATGGTTATGTTGTAAGTACAAAAGAGAGACACTGCTGAAAGCATGTGACGCTCGCATGGGCAATCCTTTGCATTTTGCTTCGCCATGTATAAATTCTCATAGTAACTGATTGAAGAGACAACTCAAATTCTTGCCTTCTTTAGATCATCCTTGCATAAACTTCTGTCAGTTTATATAGCAAGTGAATTTTGCATCTACaatcaaaatattgatatgaATCATTTTCAGGCGGTCGTTACGATATTCAATTTCCAGCAATATCGTCACATTCAAGCACCCGGATGGATTCTTGGGTGGACCTGGGCAAAGAAGGAGGTCATCTGGTCAATGGTAGGAGCCCAGACCACAGAGCAGGGTGATTGCTCAAGATTCAAGGGGAACACTCCACATTGCTGTAAGAAAGATCCGACAGTTGTTGATCTACTTCCTGGAACACCATATAACCAGCAAATCGCCAATTGTTGCAAAGGAGGGGTGATTAATTCATGGGTGCAAGATCCAGCCAATGCTGCAAGTTCATTCCAGGTCAGTGTTGGTGCAGCGGGGACCACCAACAAGACTGTCCGTGTGCCCAAGAACTTTACCCTGAGGGCACCAGGACCTGGATATACATGTGGAATAGCCAAGATTGTGAAGCCTACTAAATTTGTTACACAAGATGGAAGGAGAACAACTCAAGCTCTTAGTAAGTCATCAAAGAAAAATTGCGAAAAGCTAGTAGTTTGATATTTTAAATAGGATAAGCTTCCAGGTAGTGGATTCGGCTCTTTAGTTCTTTTGCACAATGAAATACCAATCAAGTAATGTAGGATAGCCACTTCGCCTAGCTAGTCAATTCTGCTTTTTCGAAACTCAAGAAATGACAGTCCTTATAGTCGGCTAACATTTTCTTCGATACTTAATCGCAGTGACATGGAATGTTACATGTACATATTCCCAATTTCTCGCTCAGAAGACTCCTACTTGCTGTGTATCCCTTTCATCCTTCTACAATGACACAATTGTTAACTGTCCGACGTGCACATGTGGTTGTCAAAATAATGCAACTCAACCAGGAAGCTGCGTGGAGTGAGTTCAAATGCCAACCTCTTTAATTCTCTCACTATGAAAATTTTAGCTGATATATTGATGATGTTACTGTTTACTATGCCAGAGGAGATTCGCCTTATTTAGCCTCTGTCATCAACGGTCCTGGCAAAAACAGCTTCACACCATTGGTCCAGTGCACATCACATATGTGCCCAGTAAGGGTCCATTGGCATGTCAAACTAAACTACAAGGAGTACTGGCGTGTGAAGATTGCAATAACAAATTTCAACTACCGGATGAATTATACACAGTGGAACCTTGTTATCCAGCATCCGAACTTAGACAATCTTACTCAACTTTTTAGTTTCAATTACAAGTCATTGACGCCGTACGGAGGCATAAGTAAGTTTCTTTTCATTCATTTCTATTTTTCCTCAAGTTCATTCTTTGACATTTTCTCTCACTATGGAAATGTGGGCGGGGGAATACGGTAATCTGGTAATCTGTATATCCTGTGAGATTTCATCATGGTGGTGGTAACTGATCTAATTTCACAAGAACTCATGGTGCTTTTGGTGTGTCTGTTGGTCTGAAATCTATATGGTTTAGCATACATTTTGCTTAATGCTTCTTTCTATAACTAAAATCTTACTGGCTTTGGTCTGACAGATGATACTGCAATGCTATGG
The window above is part of the Musa acuminata AAA Group cultivar baxijiao chromosome BXJ1-1, Cavendish_Baxijiao_AAA, whole genome shotgun sequence genome. Proteins encoded here:
- the LOC103996605 gene encoding COBRA-like protein 1, whose protein sequence is MGTDLSSSTFAVTGSMGKLATFALSFLFVLVLSSLIPSTEAYDSLDPNGNITIKWDIMQWTPDGYVAVVTIFNFQQYRHIQAPGWILGWTWAKKEVIWSMVGAQTTEQGDCSRFKGNTPHCCKKDPTVVDLLPGTPYNQQIANCCKGGVINSWVQDPANAASSFQVSVGAAGTTNKTVRVPKNFTLRAPGPGYTCGIAKIVKPTKFVTQDGRRTTQALMTWNVTCTYSQFLAQKTPTCCVSLSSFYNDTIVNCPTCTCGCQNNATQPGSCVEGDSPYLASVINGPGKNSFTPLVQCTSHMCPVRVHWHVKLNYKEYWRVKIAITNFNYRMNYTQWNLVIQHPNLDNLTQLFSFNYKSLTPYGGINDTAMLWGVKYYNDFLMEAGPYGNVQSELLFRKDPSTFTFEKGWAFPRRVYFNGDNCVMPPPDSYPWLPNAATRLTSTMMMALFAALAWLLIYV